One genomic window of Halovivax cerinus includes the following:
- a CDS encoding ArsR/SmtB family transcription factor has product MSEDHDIEELLSLLDDEYARLILIETSKQPMSAKELAAACDASLPTIYRRIDRLSDRGLVSERTEFVDEGRHYSVYEATLERVVIELGDGDLTGSVSTRASDPADRFTSMWEDL; this is encoded by the coding sequence GTGAGTGAGGATCACGACATCGAGGAGTTACTGTCCCTCCTCGACGACGAGTACGCCCGGTTGATCCTCATCGAAACGAGCAAGCAACCGATGTCAGCGAAAGAACTCGCGGCGGCGTGCGACGCATCGCTTCCGACGATCTACCGGCGTATCGACCGCCTCTCCGACCGGGGGCTCGTGAGCGAACGGACGGAGTTCGTCGACGAGGGCCGCCACTACAGCGTGTACGAGGCGACGCTCGAACGGGTCGTGATCGAACTCGGCGACGGCGACCTGACCGGCTCCGTCTCGACGCGGGCGTCCGACCCGGCCGATCGGTTCACCAGCATGTGGGAGGACCTCTAA
- a CDS encoding pirin family protein, with amino-acid sequence MQSPGATDDRGTVVSGQTVRHGPGVTANRAFPTDAYPSSLDPFVLFERFSIEPGRGFPMHRHEGFEIVTYMLGGGMDHADSLGVEHTASANEAMHITAGAGIEHSEFPADDAACNGLQLWINLPREAKTADPDYADATADDLPTETLDGATVTTVVGEGSPLEPRTPMQYVDVRVTDAWTWSPDDGWAGFVYGIDGSGRIVDTGSGRDGADRSGPDDAAAFGAGDVRPITDGSAVELRSDGTMRVVAVAGRPHDEPIRLRGPVVR; translated from the coding sequence ATGCAATCACCCGGAGCGACGGACGACCGAGGAACCGTAGTGTCCGGTCAGACGGTCCGACACGGACCCGGCGTCACCGCGAACCGAGCCTTTCCGACGGACGCCTACCCGAGCAGTCTCGACCCGTTCGTCCTCTTCGAGCGCTTTTCCATCGAACCGGGACGGGGGTTTCCGATGCACCGCCACGAGGGGTTCGAGATCGTCACGTACATGCTCGGTGGCGGGATGGATCACGCCGACTCGCTCGGTGTCGAGCACACCGCGTCCGCGAACGAGGCGATGCACATCACAGCGGGTGCCGGTATCGAGCACTCCGAGTTTCCCGCCGACGACGCCGCCTGTAACGGATTGCAGCTCTGGATCAACCTTCCCCGTGAGGCGAAGACGGCCGATCCGGACTACGCGGACGCGACTGCGGACGACCTTCCGACGGAAACACTCGACGGCGCGACGGTGACGACCGTCGTCGGCGAGGGGTCGCCGCTCGAACCACGGACGCCGATGCAGTACGTAGACGTCCGCGTCACCGACGCCTGGACGTGGTCTCCAGACGACGGGTGGGCCGGCTTCGTCTACGGAATCGACGGGAGCGGGCGGATCGTCGACACCGGCAGTGGACGCGATGGCGCCGACAGGTCTGGCCCCGACGACGCAGCCGCGTTCGGTGCGGGCGACGTGCGGCCGATCACGGACGGGAGTGCCGTCGAACTCCGGAGCGATGGGACGATGCGCGTCGTCGCGGTCGCCGGGCGGCCACACGACGAACCGATCAGACTTCGCGGCCCGGTCGTGCGGTAG
- a CDS encoding PQQ-binding-like beta-propeller repeat protein, which yields MSAGAGIASVVGVRSTQATQTTGGDELWHFNTYGTVTAAPTILGGTAFVGSWDANLYAIDAETGEEQWHFETGDSVRSSPTVMDGTVFVGSDDANLYAVDAETGNELWRFETGIQITSSPTVADGTVFIGSSDDNLYAVEAETGVEQWRFETNGYVSSSPTVVGGTVFVGSRDSNLYALDAETGEKQWHFETGYNDGSYYYVDSSPTVVDGTVFVGSTDYNLYAVDAETGAEQWRFETDDDVDSSPTVVDGTVFVGSDDETLYALDAVTGDEQWRFNTDGRVESSPTVAGQTVFVGSYYNKLYAIDAETGEERWTFETGDRIRSSPTVVDGTVFVGSHDGLYVVDGKIAGSSVGSRVLSGTLGHHSGWQGVGALRVETRDAIEIDHTAATLNGELAELDGGENVSTYFEWGEVGETVDNRTEEQGRDATGTFDATITDLDPGTEYRFRAVATVDGRAARAGSHSFTTDEGCFIATAACGTPDHEQVEELRSFRDRTLKGTRFGDLFIRTYYATSPPVASWIARSGHRRVLVRTTVVRPAATAVRSIRRIVSWF from the coding sequence GTGAGCGCGGGGGCCGGCATCGCGTCGGTAGTCGGCGTCCGCTCTACGCAGGCGACACAGACCACCGGTGGTGACGAACTGTGGCACTTCAACACATATGGCACCGTCACCGCTGCGCCGACGATACTCGGTGGCACCGCCTTCGTGGGGAGTTGGGACGCGAATCTGTACGCGATAGACGCCGAGACAGGGGAGGAACAGTGGCACTTCGAAACCGGTGACAGTGTTCGATCGTCGCCGACGGTGATGGATGGCACCGTCTTCGTCGGAAGCGACGACGCGAATCTGTACGCCGTGGATGCGGAAACGGGCAACGAGCTGTGGCGCTTCGAGACTGGGATTCAGATCACGTCGTCGCCCACGGTAGCCGATGGAACCGTCTTCATCGGGAGTTCCGATGACAATCTGTACGCGGTAGAGGCTGAGACGGGCGTGGAACAGTGGCGCTTCGAAACCAACGGCTACGTCTCATCGTCGCCGACGGTCGTCGGCGGCACCGTCTTCGTCGGGAGTCGGGACTCGAATCTGTACGCACTAGACGCCGAGACAGGAGAGAAACAGTGGCACTTCGAAACAGGGTACAACGACGGGTCGTACTACTACGTCGACTCGTCCCCAACGGTCGTCGACGGAACCGTCTTCGTCGGGAGTACCGATTACAACCTGTATGCAGTGGACGCCGAGACGGGCGCAGAACAGTGGCGCTTCGAAACCGATGACGACGTCGACTCGTCGCCGACGGTCGTCGATGGCACCGTCTTCGTTGGAAGTGACGATGAAACCCTGTACGCACTAGACGCAGTGACCGGCGACGAACAGTGGCGCTTCAACACGGATGGTCGCGTCGAATCCTCGCCGACGGTGGCAGGGCAGACTGTCTTCGTCGGGAGTTATTACAACAAATTGTACGCAATCGACGCCGAGACGGGCGAGGAACGGTGGACCTTCGAAACCGGTGACAGGATTCGATCATCGCCAACGGTGGTCGACGGGACCGTCTTCGTGGGGAGTCACGATGGTCTGTACGTAGTAGATGGAAAGATTGCTGGCTCAAGTGTGGGTTCGCGGGTCTTGTCGGGGACACTTGGACACCACTCAGGCTGGCAGGGTGTCGGAGCCCTCCGTGTCGAAACTCGTGACGCCATCGAGATCGATCACACCGCGGCCACGCTCAACGGCGAACTCGCCGAATTAGACGGCGGGGAGAACGTATCCACCTATTTCGAGTGGGGCGAAGTAGGTGAAACGGTAGACAACCGTACTGAAGAGCAGGGACGCGACGCGACAGGGACGTTCGACGCAACGATCACCGATCTCGACCCGGGTACCGAGTATCGATTCCGTGCTGTGGCTACTGTTGATGGGCGGGCGGCCCGAGCAGGCTCGCATTCATTCACGACAGATGAAGGGTGTTTCATCGCCACCGCAGCGTGCGGAACCCCCGATCACGAGCAAGTAGAAGAACTTCGCTCGTTCAGAGATCGTACCCTCAAAGGCACCCGGTTTGGCGACCTGTTCATCAGGACGTATTATGCGACGAGCCCTCCCGTCGCATCGTGGATCGCGAGAAGCGGACACAGGCGAGTACTCGTACGGACTACCGTCGTTCGGCCGGCCGCAACCGCGGTGCGGTCTATTCGGCGAATTGTATCGTGGTTCTAA
- a CDS encoding ribbon-helix-helix domain-containing protein has product MTEPLREVDDAADENRSRLAPRRTLDRITFRTTDEQIDAIESLVSADVYPNRSEAIRAGIEAVIERHEPFDGDDRLDCDDRP; this is encoded by the coding sequence ATGACCGAGCCGTTGCGGGAGGTGGACGACGCTGCCGACGAAAATCGCTCGCGTCTCGCGCCTCGTCGAACCCTCGATCGGATCACGTTTCGGACGACCGACGAGCAAATCGACGCGATCGAATCGCTCGTCTCGGCCGACGTCTATCCCAATCGAAGCGAGGCCATCAGGGCGGGTATCGAGGCCGTGATCGAGCGCCACGAGCCGTTCGACGGCGACGATCGACTGGACTGCGACGACCGACCCTGA
- the nhaC gene encoding Na+/H+ antiporter NhaC, with translation MDTSDWTQPPEEETTLESTPVGLVGGSLILLVSLLILVIGSFVYQISTTILLMTVSIVTTSVYVFYYDFSWEKMLRYGAAPLVGRITNVLLILMLIGALIGIWMISGTIPYLMYVGIQVLSPEFFLVSTALIVSVGALVTGTSFGSGATFGVALIGVAQGLGVPLPQTAGAVVMGAFFGDKLSPLSDTTVLAAGVSETDLFDHIRSMLYTTIPGYVIGLAVFLVVGLQYGGSAEPENITAMTQALQEAFSLSPLLLVPPIVLLVLSYRQYSTVPVLWIAILTAIPLAIYQGYDVTEIAGAMAAGPEVSTDVDTLNELVTRGGIESMTNIITVLIFAFLFAGQLEYTQTIGVIAESIRERFVRDDSGRLIFVTSLTSILGTLTTGAVQLSLIIPPIMFSKIYDRLEIDRTVLSRTIEDSGTVTAPIVPWNLAGLYFAGILGVPTLAYAPWTFICYLGPLFAWLYGFTDTFVFKTDDHPDTQ, from the coding sequence ATGGATACGAGTGACTGGACGCAACCTCCCGAAGAGGAGACGACGCTCGAGTCTACCCCAGTTGGATTGGTTGGAGGATCGTTGATACTTTTAGTGTCACTACTGATTCTGGTCATCGGGTCGTTCGTCTATCAAATAAGTACGACTATCCTTCTGATGACCGTCTCGATAGTCACCACGTCGGTCTACGTGTTCTATTACGATTTTTCGTGGGAGAAAATGCTTCGCTACGGCGCCGCCCCACTCGTCGGACGGATAACGAACGTGCTGTTGATCTTGATGTTGATCGGCGCACTCATCGGTATCTGGATGATCTCGGGCACCATTCCGTATTTGATGTACGTCGGGATCCAGGTGCTCTCACCCGAGTTCTTTCTGGTTTCGACCGCCCTAATCGTGAGCGTTGGCGCACTCGTTACCGGCACGTCCTTCGGCTCCGGAGCGACGTTCGGGGTTGCGCTGATCGGGGTCGCACAAGGACTGGGCGTGCCACTCCCGCAAACGGCAGGAGCGGTCGTCATGGGCGCATTCTTCGGAGACAAGTTGAGTCCGCTTTCGGACACGACCGTGCTGGCCGCCGGGGTCTCAGAAACCGATCTGTTCGACCACATCAGATCGATGCTGTACACGACCATCCCCGGCTACGTGATCGGGCTGGCCGTCTTCCTCGTGGTCGGACTGCAATACGGTGGGTCTGCGGAACCGGAAAACATCACAGCGATGACCCAGGCGCTGCAGGAGGCGTTCTCCCTCTCACCACTGTTGCTCGTCCCTCCCATCGTGCTACTCGTCCTATCCTATCGCCAGTATTCGACCGTGCCCGTTCTCTGGATAGCGATTCTCACGGCGATTCCACTGGCAATTTATCAAGGCTACGATGTGACTGAGATCGCTGGGGCGATGGCAGCAGGACCGGAGGTGTCCACTGACGTCGACACGCTGAACGAGTTGGTAACCCGCGGCGGCATCGAATCGATGACCAATATCATCACCGTCCTCATCTTCGCGTTCCTCTTTGCGGGACAGTTAGAGTACACCCAGACCATCGGCGTGATCGCGGAGTCGATTCGAGAGCGGTTCGTTCGTGACGATAGCGGCCGATTGATATTCGTGACGTCGCTGACCAGTATCCTGGGAACGCTGACGACTGGCGCCGTCCAGCTTTCCCTCATCATCCCCCCGATCATGTTCTCCAAGATATACGACAGACTGGAGATAGACAGGACCGTTCTGTCGAGAACGATAGAGGACTCCGGTACCGTGACGGCCCCGATCGTTCCGTGGAACCTGGCGGGGCTCTACTTCGCCGGGATACTCGGCGTTCCGACCCTCGCCTACGCTCCCTGGACCTTCATTTGTTACCTGGGACCGTTGTTCGCCTGGCTGTATGGATTCACGGACACGTTCGTCTTCAAAACGGACGACCACCCCGATACGCAGTAA
- a CDS encoding HNH endonuclease: MVEGVKIEEGDRDRLALLAVTTTGFVVGVGGLLAGPGGLPLSAVWGGLVVLSVVGGIGLGWQVVTERRSPNEAEPAPPPVPDPLRREVVEDRAEGHCEFCRTDSDALDVEHVTPRSDGGANVRTNLIALCPVCQEKVTNDVYDRSELADKVRRREHPEKTML, encoded by the coding sequence ATGGTCGAAGGTGTTAAAATTGAAGAGGGGGATCGGGATCGGCTCGCGCTGCTCGCCGTCACGACGACCGGCTTCGTCGTCGGCGTCGGCGGCCTCCTGGCCGGTCCCGGCGGCCTTCCGCTGTCGGCCGTCTGGGGTGGGCTCGTCGTCCTCTCGGTCGTCGGTGGAATCGGCCTGGGCTGGCAGGTGGTCACCGAGCGTCGCTCGCCGAACGAGGCCGAGCCCGCACCGCCACCGGTTCCGGATCCACTCCGTCGCGAAGTCGTCGAGGACCGCGCCGAAGGACACTGCGAATTCTGTCGCACGGACTCCGATGCGCTCGACGTCGAGCACGTCACGCCCCGATCCGACGGGGGTGCGAACGTCCGGACGAACCTGATCGCGCTCTGCCCGGTGTGCCAGGAGAAGGTGACGAACGACGTCTACGATCGGTCGGAACTCGCGGACAAGGTGCGTCGCCGCGAGCACCCCGAAAAGACGATGTTGTAG
- a CDS encoding DUF7521 family protein, whose translation MVPAESVQYLTLFAATLLASALGLVIVFQAYRGYRRNDSRRMLFLAIGLAFLTVVPFGLSLVITLVAPGVQSGAFLLSYVLPMLSRCLEIVGLALILYSLYRT comes from the coding sequence ATGGTACCAGCCGAGAGCGTCCAGTACCTCACGCTGTTCGCGGCGACGCTCCTCGCGAGTGCCCTCGGTCTCGTCATCGTCTTTCAGGCGTACCGGGGATACCGGCGCAACGACAGCCGCAGAATGCTGTTTCTCGCCATCGGACTCGCGTTCCTCACGGTCGTTCCGTTCGGACTCTCGCTCGTGATCACCCTCGTCGCACCGGGCGTACAGTCCGGAGCGTTCCTCCTGTCGTACGTCCTTCCCATGCTGAGTCGCTGTCTCGAAATCGTCGGGCTCGCCCTTATTCTCTACTCGCTGTATCGAACCTGA
- a CDS encoding SdpI family protein, with protein MTGSDKTLVPAAFAPVTEAFVPVPAAFAPVTEAFVPVPAMFAPVTEAFERTRVSGRPAAFISPAFLSPGVNTRQRLAIAFGIVGLSAVVSVAAAPALPERLVTHWNAAGTPDGSMDKWPALASTPALATVVVALLAVVPRIDPLGDTVASVRPAYDWFVVGFAGFLAVVHGGVIAYNLGYAFDVTLALLGAAACLFYGVGVLLGRVERNWFVGVRTPWTLASDEVWDRTHDLASHLFKLSAVIAAIGLGFDEYAVYFLLGPVVVTAIGSVGYSYYLYERLATDATTSGG; from the coding sequence GTGACCGGATCCGACAAGACGCTGGTGCCCGCAGCGTTCGCACCGGTGACCGAGGCGTTCGTGCCTGTGCCCGCAGCGTTCGCACCGGTGACCGAGGCGTTCGTGCCTGTGCCTGCGATGTTCGCACCGGTGACCGAGGCGTTCGAACGGACGCGCGTGTCGGGACGACCCGCCGCCTTCATCAGCCCGGCGTTCCTCTCACCCGGCGTGAACACTCGGCAGCGTCTCGCCATCGCGTTCGGCATCGTCGGCCTCTCCGCGGTGGTGTCCGTCGCGGCCGCACCGGCGCTCCCGGAGCGACTCGTCACGCACTGGAACGCGGCGGGCACCCCCGACGGGTCGATGGACAAGTGGCCCGCGCTGGCGTCGACCCCGGCGCTCGCGACTGTCGTCGTCGCGCTGCTCGCCGTCGTGCCCCGCATCGATCCGCTCGGTGACACCGTCGCGTCGGTTCGCCCGGCGTACGACTGGTTCGTCGTCGGGTTCGCCGGGTTCCTCGCCGTCGTACACGGCGGCGTGATCGCGTACAACCTCGGGTACGCGTTCGACGTCACGCTCGCGCTCCTCGGTGCCGCCGCCTGCCTGTTCTACGGAGTCGGTGTCCTGCTCGGGCGGGTCGAGCGGAATTGGTTCGTCGGCGTCCGGACGCCGTGGACGCTCGCGAGCGACGAGGTGTGGGACCGGACGCACGACCTGGCGAGTCACCTGTTCAAACTCTCGGCGGTGATCGCCGCGATCGGGCTCGGGTTCGACGAGTACGCCGTCTACTTCCTCCTCGGTCCGGTGGTCGTCACTGCCATCGGTTCCGTCGGCTACTCGTACTACCTGTACGAGCGGTTGGCCACCGACGCGACGACGAGTGGCGGGTGA
- a CDS encoding DUF4367 domain-containing protein, protein MSSIDAPLTRRVLPVAAVVALLLLAGCSAVTLDGDPDPERIGELAEERYDDIDSYSATITYHADGERLSVQEVVAAPHENKQYIETVESGGESSELVTVSNGSVTWTYQPDENTVRLFDQSTPLENVSYSEQIEEMVENSEISYDGTDTVDDRDTHVVTVVPDDTNGTETTYWLDQETYFPVKYELTHRFDGETSVMTVEYTDLEFDVDPDPALFEFDPPADAVVERIATPSFERFDTIATAEDETGIEAPTPDVPDGYEFTEVAGTFTDGDGDELLLTYERDDDTITVATGTEMDGLSEDAKSITIDGHDGEYIESERIAILAWSCDDVAYRVSGTTDVDTLSAIAASIDC, encoded by the coding sequence ATGTCTTCGATCGACGCCCCGCTGACGAGACGGGTCCTCCCCGTCGCCGCCGTCGTGGCACTGCTCCTCCTCGCAGGATGTTCCGCCGTCACGCTGGACGGCGACCCCGACCCGGAACGGATCGGCGAACTCGCCGAGGAACGCTACGACGACATCGATAGCTACAGCGCGACGATCACGTATCACGCGGACGGCGAGCGACTCTCCGTCCAGGAGGTCGTCGCCGCACCCCACGAGAACAAACAGTACATCGAGACGGTCGAGTCCGGCGGCGAATCGAGCGAACTGGTGACCGTCTCGAACGGATCGGTGACGTGGACCTACCAGCCCGACGAGAACACCGTACGGCTGTTCGATCAGTCCACCCCGCTCGAGAACGTCTCCTACTCGGAACAGATCGAGGAGATGGTCGAGAACTCGGAGATCTCATACGACGGAACCGACACCGTCGACGACCGCGACACCCACGTGGTGACGGTCGTCCCCGACGACACGAACGGGACAGAGACGACCTACTGGCTCGACCAGGAGACGTACTTCCCGGTGAAGTACGAGTTGACGCACCGGTTCGACGGCGAGACGTCCGTCATGACGGTCGAATACACCGACCTCGAGTTCGACGTCGATCCCGATCCGGCTCTGTTCGAGTTCGATCCGCCCGCGGACGCTGTCGTCGAACGGATCGCTACGCCGTCGTTCGAACGATTTGACACGATCGCGACCGCCGAAGACGAGACGGGAATCGAGGCGCCGACTCCCGACGTTCCGGACGGGTACGAATTCACAGAGGTCGCCGGTACGTTCACCGACGGCGATGGCGACGAACTGCTCCTCACCTACGAACGCGATGACGACACGATAACGGTCGCGACTGGAACCGAAATGGACGGCCTGTCTGAGGATGCCAAATCGATCACCATAGACGGCCACGACGGCGAATACATCGAATCCGAGCGGATCGCTATCCTCGCGTGGTCCTGCGACGACGTCGCGTATCGAGTATCCGGAACCACCGACGTGGACACGCTCTCCGCCATCGCCGCGAGCATCGACTGCTGA